One Camelina sativa cultivar DH55 chromosome 3, Cs, whole genome shotgun sequence genomic window carries:
- the LOC104777972 gene encoding scarecrow-like protein 3 — protein MVAMLQEDNGTSSVASSPLQVFSTMSLNRPTLLASSSPFHCLKDLKPEERGLYLIHLLLTCANHVASGSLQNANAALEQLSHLASPDGDTMQRIAAYFTEALANRILKSWPGLYKALHATQTRTNNVSEEIHVRRLFFDMFPILKVSYLLTNRAILEAMEGEKMVHVIDLDASEPAQWLALIQAFNSRPEGPPHLRITGVHHQKEVLDQMAHRLIEEAEKLDIPFQFNPVVSRLDCLNVEQLRVKTGEALAVSSVLQLHTFLASDDDLMRKNCAVRFQNNPSGIDLQRVLMMSHGSAAEAPENEMSNNNGYSPSGDSASSLPLHSSGRTDSFLNAMWGLSPKVMVVTEQDSDHNGSTLMERLLESLYTYAALFDCLETKVPRTSQDRIKVEKMLFGEEIKNIIACEGSERRERHEKLEKWSQRIDLAGFGNVPLSYYAMLQARRLLQGCGFDGYRIKEESGCAVICWQDRPLYSVSAWRCRK, from the coding sequence ATGGTGGCTATGCTTCAAGAAGATAATGGAACATCCTCTGTAGCTTCATCACCACTTCAGGTCTTCTCAACTATGTCACTCAACAGACCGACTCTCCTCGCTTCTTCTTCACCGTTTCATTGTCTCAAAGACCTCAAGCCAGAGGAGCGTGGCCTCTACTTAATCCACCTCTTGCTAACTTGCGCCAACCACGTGGCCTCTGGTAGCCTCCAAAACGCTAACGCAGCGCTCGAGCAGCTCTCTCACCTCGCTTCTCCTGACGGCGACACGATGCAGCGAATCGCTGCTTATTTCACCGAAGCTCTCGCTAACAGAATCCTCAAGTCGTGGCCTGGTCTCTACAAGGCTCTTCACGCAACTCAGACAAGGACCAACAATGTCTCTGAGGAGATTCATGTTAGGAGACTCTTCTTTGACATGTTCCCCATACTCAAAGTCTCTTACTTGCTCACTAATCGGGCTATACTCGAGGCTATGGAAGGGGAGAAGATGGTTCATGTGATTGATCTCGATGCTTCTGAGCCTGCTCAGTGGCTTGCTTTGATTCAAGCTTTCAACTCTAGGCCTGAAGGTCCACCGCATTTGAGAATCACTGGTGTTCATCACCAGAAGGAAGTGCTTGATCAAATGGCTCATAGACTCATTGAGGAAGCAGAGAAACTTGATATCCCGTTTCAGTTTAATCCTGTTGTGAGTAGATTAGACTGCTTAAACGTAGAACAGTTGCGGGTTAAAACAGGAGAGGCCTTAGCCGTTAGCTCGGTTCTTCAATTGCATACCTTCTTGGCCTCGGATGATGATCTCATGAGAAAGAACTGCGCTGTACGGTTTCAGAACAACCCTAGTGGAATTGACTTGCAGAGAGTTCTAATGATGAGCCATGGCTCTGCAGCTGAGGCACCTGAGAACGAGATGAGCAACAACAATGGGTATAGCCCGAGCGGTGACTCGGCCTCATCTTTGCCTCTACATAGTTCAGGAAGGACTGATAGCTTCCTCAATGCAATGTGGGGTTTATCCCCAAAGGTCATGGTGGTCACTGAGCAAGACTCAGACCACAACGGCTCCACACTAATGGAGAGGCTACTAGAATCACTCTACACCTACGCAGCATTGTTTGATTGCTTGGAAACAAAAGTTCCAAGAACATCTCAAGATAGGATCAAAGTGGAGAAGATGCTCTTTGGGGAGGAGATCAAGAACATCATAGCCTGTGAGGGTtctgagagaagagaaagacacGAGAAGCTTGAAAAATGGAGCCAGAGGATTGATTTGGCTGGTTTTGGAAACGTTCCTCTTAGCTATTATGCAATGTTGCAGGCTAGGAGATTGCTTCAAGGTTGCGGTTTTGATGGATATAGGATTAAAGAAGAGAGCGGGTGTGCAGTGATTTGCTGGCAAGATCGACCTCTTTACTCGGTATCAGCTTGGAGATGCAGGAAGTGA
- the LOC104777974 gene encoding 7-dehydrocholesterol reductase-like: protein MAETVHSPIVTYASMLSLLAFCPPFVILLWYTMVHQDGSVTKTFGYFMENGVQGLITIWPKPTMIAWNIIFCYGAFEAALQLLLPGRRVEGPISPAGNRPVYKANGLAAYFVTLATYLGIWWFGIFNPAIVYDHLGEIFSALIFGSLIFCVLLYIKGHVSPSSSDSGSCGNLIIDFYWGMELYPRIGKNFDIKVFTNCRFGMMSWAVLAVTYCIKQYEINGKVSDSMLVNTILMLVYVTKFFWWEAGYWNTMDIAHDRAGFYICWGCLVWVPSVYTSPGMYLVNHPVELGTQLAIYILVAGILCIYINYDCDRQRQEFRRTNGKCSVWGRAPSKIVASYTTTSGETKTSLLLTSGWWGLARHFHYVPEILSAFFWTVPALFDNFLAYFYVIFLTILLFDRAKRDDDRCRSKYGKYWKLYCEKVKYRIIPGIY, encoded by the exons atggcggAGACTGTACATTCTCCGATCGTTACTTACGCATCGATGCTTTCGCTTCTCGCCTTCTGTCCACCTTTCGTCATTCTCCT ATGGTACACAATGGTTCATCAAGATGGTTCTGTTACTAAGACCTTTGGCTATTTTATGGAGAATGGAGTTCAAGGACTCATCACTATATGGCCAAAACCTACTATGATTGCTTGGAATATAATTTTCTGCTATGGAGCATTTGAAGCTGctcttcagcttcttctgcCTGGTAGGAGAGTTGAGGGTCCAATTTCTCCAGCCGGAAACAGACCAGTTTACAAG GCCAATGGTTTGGCTGCTTACTTTGTGACACTAGCCACCTATCTTGGTATTTGGTG GTTTGGGATCTTCAACCCTGCAATTGTCTATGATCACTTGGGTGAAATTTTTTCGGCACTAATATTCGGAAGCCTCATATTTTGTGTCTTGTTGTACATAAAA GGTCATGTTTCACCTTCATCAAGTGACTCTGGTTCATGTGGTAACCTAATTATCGACTTCTACTGG GGCATGGAGTTGTACCCTCGAATTGGTAAGAACTTTGACATAAAGGTTTTTACTAATTGCAGATTCGGAATGATGTCTTGGGCAGTTCTTGCAGTCACGTACTGTATAAAACAG TATGAAATAAATGGGAAAGTATCTGACTCAATGCTGGTGAACACCATACTGATGCTGGTGTATGTCACAAAATTCTTCTGGTGGGAAGCTGGTTATTGGAACACCATGGACATTGCACATGACCGAG CTGGATTCTATATTTGCTGGGGTTGTCTAGTGTGGGTGCCTTCTGTGTACACCTCTCCAGGCATGTACCTTGTGAACCACCCTGTCGAACTTGGAACTCAG TTGGCAATATACATTCTCGTTGCAGGAATTCTTTGCATTTACATAAACTACGACTGTGATAGACAAAGGCAAGAGTTCAGAAGGACAAATGGGAAATGTTCAGTTTGGGGCAGAGCCCCGTCAAAG ATTGTGGCGTCATATACGACAACATCTGGTGAAACTAAAACTAGTCTTCTCTTAACCTCTGGATG GTGGGGATTGGCGCGTCATTTCCATTATGTTCCTGAGATCTTAAGTGCTTTCTTCTGGACTGTACCAGCTCTCTTCGATAAC TTCTTGGCTTACTTCTACGTCATATTCCTCACCATTCTTCTCTTCGATCGAGCTAAGAGAGACGATGACAGATGCCGATCAAA GTATGGGAAATATTGGAAGCTGTATTGTGAGAAAGTCAAATACAGGATCATTCCAGGAATTTATTGA
- the LOC104777976 gene encoding E3 ubiquitin-protein ligase MARCH2 has product MIDDDDRKKEHVLFDESTTSSDEIVAVERRDRVLEEGQVSEIAESDDDDETTLLVSGDQPQCRICLDVGGEDLIAPCNCKGTQKHVHRSCLDNWRSTKEGFAFSHCTECRAFFKLRANVPADRWWLRLRFQLLVARDHAFIFISVQMIVAFLGLLVYKFYGEELREMFGYEEHPYGFYTLAVLAIVLVGLLYGFFIAIICGQRINERHYHVLAKQELTKEYIVEDRDCKNVPELDQSHVMELKMLGLY; this is encoded by the exons atgattgatgatgatgataggaaGAAGGAACATGTTTTATTCGACGAATCAACAACATCATCCGACGAAATCGTAGCAGTTGAGAGAAGGGATCGTGTTTTGGAGGAAGGACAAGTTTCAGAGATAGCTGAGAGTGATGACGACGACGAAACTACTCTTCTCGTTTCTGGAGATCAACCGCAATGTCGGATTTGCCTTGATGTCGGAG GGGAAGATCTGATTGCTCCCTGTAATTGTAAAGGTACTCAGAAGCACGTTCACAGATCTTGTCTCGATAACTGGCGTTCCACCAAG GAAGGTTTTGCATTTTCGCATTGTACAGAGTGTAGAGCCTTCTTTAAACTCCGAGCCAATGTGCCTGCTGATAGATGGTGGTTGAGATTGAGATTTCAGCTGCTGGTTGCTAGAGATCATGCCTTCATCTTCATTTCTGTCCAGATG ATTGTAGCATTCTTGGGGTTACTAGTATACAAGTTCTACGGTGAAGAACTACGAGAAATGTTTGGTTATGAGGAACATCCTTATGGGTTCTACACATTGGCTG TTTTGGCCATTGTCTTGGTAGGACTGCTTTACGGGTTCTTCATTGCCATTATATGTGGTCAAAGGATCAACGAGCGGCATTACCATGTTCTTGCCAAACAAGAACTCACAAAG GAATATATAGTGGAAGACCGCGACTGCAAGAATGTTCCTGAGCTTGACCAGAGTCATGTGATGGAACTAAAAATGTTGGGACTTTATTGA
- the LOC104777975 gene encoding uncharacterized protein LOC104777975 isoform X1 — protein sequence MARALLLQPYRATIRAASSSETKYDGVPEVKLSDPTRNYRVLVLGGTGRVGGSTATALSKLCPKQLQIVVGGRNRDKGEAMVAKLGENSEFAQVDINDTKMLETTLRDVDLVVHAAGPFQQAPRCTVLEAAIKTKTAYVDVCDDTSYAFRAKSLQAEAIAANIPALTTAGIYPGVSNVMAAELVAAAISEDKGKPEKLRFSYYTAGTGGAGPTILATSFLLLGEEVTAYKQGEKVKLRPYSGVMNVDFGKGIRKRDVYLLNLPEVRSTHEVLGVPTVSARFGTAPFFWNWGMEIMTKVLPPEVLRDKAKVQQMVELFDPVVRALDGFAGERVSMRVDLECSDGRTTVGLFSHKSLSVSVGVSTAAFVLAMLEGSTQPGVWFPEEPQGIAVEAREVLLKRASQGTFNFILNKPPWMVETVPKEVVLGIYV from the exons ATGGCTCGAGCTCTGCTGCTGCAACCGTACAGAGCTACGATACGAGCAGCTTCGTCTAGCGAAACGAAATACGACGGCGTTCCGGAGGTTAAGCTCTCTGATCCTACCCGGAACTATCGGGTATTGGTTTTGGGTGGAACGGGTCGGGTCGGCGGGTCTACTGCTACTGCTCTTTCTAAGCTATGTCCCAAGCAGCTTCAGATCGTCGTCGGTGGACGCAACAG AGATAAAGGTGAAGCAATGGTGGCTAAGCTTGGAGAGAATTCTGAGTTTGCTCAAGTAGATATCAATGACACTAAGATGCTTGAGACTACTTTAAGAG ACGTTGATCTTGTAGTCCATGCCGCTGGACCTTTTCAGCAAGCTCCTCGATGCACTGTTCTTGAAGCTGCCATAAAGACCAAG ACTGCATATGTCGATGTTTGTGACGACACAAGCTATGCTTTCCGTGCAAAATCTCTTCAGGCTGAGGCAATTGCGGCAAATATCCCTGCGTTAACAACAGCTGGAATATATCCAGGAGTTAGCAATG TCATGGCGGCAGAACTGGTCGCTGCAGCAATAAGCGAAGACAAAGGGAAGCCAGAGAAATTGAG GTTTTCTTATTACACAGCAGGCACTGGCGGTGCAGGTCCTACAATATTAGCAACCAGTTTTCTACTTCTCGGTGAAGAAGTTACTGCATATAAACAAG GAGAGAAGGTGAAACTAAGACCCTATAGTGGAGTGATGAACGTAGATTTTGGAAAAGGTATCCGGAAAAGAGACGTTTATCTTTT GAATTTGCCAGAAGTTAGATCAACTCATGAAGTTCTTGGAGTTCCAACTGTCAGTGCTCGATTTGGCACAGCTCCTTTCTTCTGGAATTGGGGAATGGAGATCATGACAAAAGTCTTACCACCG GAGGTCCTTAGAGACAAAGCCAAAGTCCAACAAATGGTAGAGCTGTTCGACCCTGTCGTTAGAGCCCTGGATGGCTTTGCTGGAGAGCGTGTCTCGATGAGG GTTGATTTGGAGTGCTCGGATGGACGGACTACAGTTGGGTTATTCAGTCATAAATCACTATCTGT ATCTGTTGGAGTTTCAACCGCGGCTTTTGTCCTAGCAATGCTTGAAGGAAGCACACAACCAGGGGTTTGGTTTCCAGAAGAG CCTCAAGGGATTGCAGTAGAGGCAAGGGAGGTTCTTCTCAAACGTGCATCACAAGGAACattcaatttcatattgaaCAA GCCACCATGGATGGTAGAAACCGTGCCGAAGGAGgtggttttagggatttacGTATGA
- the LOC104777975 gene encoding uncharacterized protein LOC104777975 isoform X2, producing MARALLLQPYRATIRAASSSETKYDGVPEVKLSDPTRNYRVLVLGGTGRVGGSTATALSKLCPKQLQIVVGGRNRDKGEAMVAKLGENSEFAQVDINDTKMLETTLRDVDLVVHAAGPFQQAPRCTVLEAAIKTKTAYVDVCDDTSYAFRAKSLQAEAIAANIPALTTAGIYPGVSNVMAAELVAAAISEDKGKPEKLRFSYYTAGTGGAGPTILATSFLLLGEEVTAYKQGEKVKLRPYSGVMNVDFGKGIRKRDVYLLNLPEVRSTHEVLGVPTVSARFGTAPFFWNWGMEIMTKVLPPEVLRDKAKVQQMVELFDPVVRALDGFAGERVSMRVDLECSDGRTTVGLFSHKSLSVFIDLLEFQPRLLS from the exons ATGGCTCGAGCTCTGCTGCTGCAACCGTACAGAGCTACGATACGAGCAGCTTCGTCTAGCGAAACGAAATACGACGGCGTTCCGGAGGTTAAGCTCTCTGATCCTACCCGGAACTATCGGGTATTGGTTTTGGGTGGAACGGGTCGGGTCGGCGGGTCTACTGCTACTGCTCTTTCTAAGCTATGTCCCAAGCAGCTTCAGATCGTCGTCGGTGGACGCAACAG AGATAAAGGTGAAGCAATGGTGGCTAAGCTTGGAGAGAATTCTGAGTTTGCTCAAGTAGATATCAATGACACTAAGATGCTTGAGACTACTTTAAGAG ACGTTGATCTTGTAGTCCATGCCGCTGGACCTTTTCAGCAAGCTCCTCGATGCACTGTTCTTGAAGCTGCCATAAAGACCAAG ACTGCATATGTCGATGTTTGTGACGACACAAGCTATGCTTTCCGTGCAAAATCTCTTCAGGCTGAGGCAATTGCGGCAAATATCCCTGCGTTAACAACAGCTGGAATATATCCAGGAGTTAGCAATG TCATGGCGGCAGAACTGGTCGCTGCAGCAATAAGCGAAGACAAAGGGAAGCCAGAGAAATTGAG GTTTTCTTATTACACAGCAGGCACTGGCGGTGCAGGTCCTACAATATTAGCAACCAGTTTTCTACTTCTCGGTGAAGAAGTTACTGCATATAAACAAG GAGAGAAGGTGAAACTAAGACCCTATAGTGGAGTGATGAACGTAGATTTTGGAAAAGGTATCCGGAAAAGAGACGTTTATCTTTT GAATTTGCCAGAAGTTAGATCAACTCATGAAGTTCTTGGAGTTCCAACTGTCAGTGCTCGATTTGGCACAGCTCCTTTCTTCTGGAATTGGGGAATGGAGATCATGACAAAAGTCTTACCACCG GAGGTCCTTAGAGACAAAGCCAAAGTCCAACAAATGGTAGAGCTGTTCGACCCTGTCGTTAGAGCCCTGGATGGCTTTGCTGGAGAGCGTGTCTCGATGAGG GTTGATTTGGAGTGCTCGGATGGACGGACTACAGTTGGGTTATTCAGTCATAAATCACTATCTGT GTTTATAGATCTGTTGGAGTTTCAACCGCGGCTTTTGTCCTAG
- the LOC104779275 gene encoding hexokinase-3-like, translated as MGKVAVAFAAVAPVCSNSLHPIIAVVCWIALTDCFYFRREKGTYYALHLGGTYFRILRVHLGAQRSYLDVQDVERHPIPSHLMNSTSEVLFNFLAFSLERFIEKEENGSDSQGVKRELAFTFSYPLKHTSISSGVLIKWTKGFEISEMVGKEIAECLQDALDRRGLNMHVAALVNDTVGALSLGYYHDPDTVVAVVFGTGSNACYLERTDAIIKCQGLLTTSGSMVVNMEWGNFWSSHLPRTSYDTDLDAESSNSNDMGFEKMISGMYLGDIVRRVILRMSQESDVFGPTTSVLSEPYVLSTNSVSAMHEDDTPELLEVARILKDLGVPDVPLKVRKLVVKVCDVVTRRAGRLAAAGIAGILKKIGRDGSGGITSGRSRGEIQMQKRTVVAVEGGLYMNYVMFREYMEEALVEILGEEVSQYVVVKAMEDGSSIGSALLVASLQS; from the exons ATGGGGAAAGTGGCGGTTGCGTTTGCGGCTGTTGCG CCTGTTTGTTCAAATAGTTTACATCCAATCATTGCAGTTGTGTGTTGGATTGCACTGACTGACTGCTTTTATTTCAGGAGGGAGAAAGGAACGTATTATGCACTTCACCTTGGTGGCActtattttaggattttaaGAGTTCATCTCGGTGCTCAAAGGTCCTATCTAGATGTTCAAGATGTTGAACGACATCCAATACCTTCACATCTGATGAACAGCACCAGCGAG GTTCTTTTCAACTTTCTCGCCTTCTCCTTGGAAAGGTTTatcgaaaaagaagaaaacgggTCCGATTCACAAGGTGTTAAAAGGGAACTTGCATTTACGTTTTCATACCCTCTCAAGCATACTTCTATTTCTTCAGGAGTTCTAATTAAATGGACCAAAGGTTTTGAGATTAGTGAAATG GTTGGGAAAGAAATAGCTGAATGTCTACAAGATGCGCTGGACCGAAGAGGCCTAAATATGCATGTTGCGGCTCTT GTAAATGATACTGTTGGAGCCCTGTCACTTGGATATTATCATGATCCAGACACGGTAGTAGCAGTTGTATTTGGGACAGGTAGTAATGCATGTTACTTGGAACGAACTGATGCCATAATCAAGTGTCAGGGTCTGCTTACAACTTCTGGAAGCATG GTAGTCAATATGGAGTGGGGTAATTTTTGGTCCTCTCATCTGCCTAGAACTTCATATGACACTGACTTGGATGCAGAGAGTTCAAATTCAAATGATATG GGTTTTGAGAAGATGATATCAGGAATGTATCTGGGTGACATTGTTCGTAGAGTAATTCTTCGCATGTCTCAAGAGTCTGATGTCTTTGGACCCACCACGTCCGTATTATCTGAGCCTTACGTTCTAAG TACAAATTCAGTCTCAGCCATGCATGAAGATGACACACCTGAGCTACTAGAAGTAGCAAGAATCTTGAAAGACTTGGGG GTACCGGATGTCCCACTGAAGGTGAGAAAATTAGTGGTGAAAGTATGTGACGTGGTTACACGAAGAGCAGGGAGGCTAGCAGCAGCAGGAATTGCAGGAATATTGAAGAAGATAGGGCGAGATGGAAGCGGAGGAATCACGAGCGGGAGAAGCAGAGGCGAAATCCAAATGCAGAAAAGAACAGTTGTTGCAGTAGAAGGAGGTTTGTACATGAACTATGTCATGTTTAGGGAATACATGGAAGAAGCTCTGGTTGAGATATTAGGAGAAGAGGTGAGTCAATACGTAGTCGTTAAAGCCATGGAAGATGGTTCAAGCATTGGCTCTGCTCTCCTCGTTGCCTCTTTACAGTCATGA